Proteins from a genomic interval of Hyphomicrobiales bacterium:
- a CDS encoding hydantoinase/oxoprolinase family protein, with product MYTLSVDIGGTFTDVVVFCDGGRTAVGKALTTPDDLRRGVLAGLNDAAGALGEPLAQVLGEAHRFVHATTQSSNAIFSFSGAKTAVITTRGFGDTLTIMRATGRVAGLSVFERHHYRMTNKPRMIADERDIFEISERIDYAGRPIVPLDEAALRALAPMLAERGYEAVAIAFLFSHKNDTHERRTAEILKSELPGIYVSLSSAVAPVLGEYERSATALFNAYVGPVIEGYLDDLVATLKQAGLKRDPLIVQANGGLATPAQTVPIFTVESGPAAGVVGSAQLAGDLGVADVIATDVGGTTFKVAVIEGGKWSYAKETILNQYQLRLPMVDVVSIGAGGGSIAWIDNGRLRVGPKSASSNPGPACYRLGGTEPTVTDADVVLGYISPEQFLGGRMTLDPKRAEMSIRERIADPLFNGDVTAAAAGIKRVIDAQMADLIRKTTLERGHDPRRFAIMAYGGSGPVHAGAYGNDLGVREIVVPFQAAVHSAFGAGLSDVRFSLRFSDPMTLPVAPEKIEAIFADMEQSGAQLLDQAEVAQVDRRYERWIEARYRRQVHTVRIPAPASIGSEKAVETLASAFAAEYERLFGPGSALKDAGIECVNYGVDAIGAVPKPSVFRRGGSGAIAPRPARPVFCPVRNAMIETPVYTGEGLPAGAAIAGPAVIEHPSTTIVIHTGQSARIDEFGNTRIAVTVVEEAGNA from the coding sequence GTGTATACATTATCGGTCGACATAGGGGGCACCTTCACCGATGTCGTGGTCTTCTGCGACGGCGGGCGAACCGCGGTCGGCAAGGCGCTGACGACGCCGGACGATTTGCGCCGTGGCGTGCTCGCCGGCCTGAATGACGCCGCCGGCGCGCTCGGCGAGCCGCTCGCCCAGGTGCTTGGCGAGGCTCACCGTTTCGTCCACGCGACGACCCAGTCGAGCAACGCTATCTTCAGCTTTAGCGGTGCCAAGACGGCCGTGATCACCACCCGCGGCTTCGGCGATACGCTGACCATCATGCGGGCCACGGGGCGCGTTGCCGGTCTCAGCGTATTCGAGCGCCACCATTACCGCATGACCAACAAGCCGCGTATGATCGCGGACGAGCGCGACATTTTCGAGATCTCCGAGCGCATCGATTACGCCGGCCGACCGATCGTGCCGCTGGACGAGGCGGCCCTGCGGGCGCTGGCGCCCATGCTCGCGGAGCGCGGCTACGAAGCGGTTGCGATCGCCTTCCTGTTCTCGCACAAGAACGATACCCATGAACGGCGCACCGCGGAGATCCTGAAATCGGAGCTGCCCGGGATCTATGTCTCCTTGTCGAGCGCGGTGGCGCCAGTTCTCGGCGAGTATGAGCGCAGCGCTACGGCCCTCTTCAACGCTTATGTCGGCCCGGTGATCGAAGGCTATCTCGATGATCTTGTGGCGACGCTCAAGCAGGCAGGCCTGAAGCGTGACCCGCTGATTGTTCAGGCCAATGGCGGCCTCGCGACCCCGGCTCAGACGGTCCCGATCTTCACGGTCGAGTCGGGACCCGCAGCCGGCGTGGTCGGCAGTGCCCAGCTCGCCGGCGATCTCGGTGTCGCCGATGTCATCGCCACCGACGTGGGCGGAACAACCTTCAAGGTGGCCGTCATCGAAGGCGGCAAGTGGTCCTACGCCAAGGAAACCATCCTCAACCAGTATCAGCTTCGCTTGCCGATGGTGGATGTCGTTTCGATTGGCGCCGGCGGCGGTTCGATTGCCTGGATCGACAATGGCCGCCTGCGGGTCGGACCGAAGAGTGCGTCCTCCAATCCCGGACCCGCCTGCTACCGGCTGGGCGGCACCGAGCCGACGGTCACGGATGCCGACGTCGTGCTGGGCTACATCTCACCCGAACAATTCCTTGGCGGTCGCATGACCCTCGACCCGAAGAGGGCGGAGATGTCGATCCGTGAGCGCATCGCCGATCCGCTCTTCAACGGCGACGTCACCGCCGCCGCGGCCGGCATCAAACGCGTCATCGACGCGCAGATGGCCGATCTCATCCGCAAGACAACGTTGGAGCGCGGCCATGATCCGCGCCGTTTCGCGATAATGGCTTATGGCGGCTCGGGGCCGGTGCACGCCGGCGCCTATGGCAATGATCTGGGAGTCCGCGAAATTGTCGTGCCGTTCCAGGCGGCGGTGCATTCGGCCTTCGGCGCCGGACTTTCCGACGTCCGGTTCAGCCTGCGATTCTCCGACCCGATGACGCTACCGGTGGCCCCGGAGAAGATCGAGGCGATCTTTGCCGACATGGAACAAAGCGGCGCGCAGCTGCTGGATCAGGCCGAAGTCGCGCAAGTGGACCGCCGTTACGAGCGTTGGATCGAAGCGCGCTATCGCCGGCAGGTGCATACCGTTCGCATTCCGGCACCGGCATCGATCGGATCGGAGAAAGCCGTCGAAACGCTGGCATCCGCCTTCGCAGCCGAATATGAGAGGCTGTTCGGCCCGGGATCGGCCTTGAAGGACGCCGGAATCGAATGCGTCAATTACGGCGTCGACGCCATCGGCGCAGTGCCCAAGCCGAGCGTATTCCGTCGCGGCGGTTCCGGCGCTATCGCTCCTCGCCCGGCCCGGCCGGTTTTCTGTCCGGTCCGCAACGCGATGATCGAAACCCCGGTCTACACCGGCGAAGGCCTGCCCGCGGGCGCCGCCATCGCCGGACCGGCGGTGATCGAGCACCCGTCGACGACCATCGTAATCCACACCGGGCAGAGCGCCCGCATCGACGAATTCGGCAACACCCGCATTGCCGTCACCGTTGTCGAGGAGGCCGGAAATGCTTGA
- a CDS encoding NIPSNAP family protein has product MIYELRIYDVIPNRREVLYDRFRQGALELLARHGFRIIDMWEPTDGQEKLVYLLAWKNENERAAGWHAFRHDPEWQQLKTRTEAEGPMVTRMDYLLLGTLAFTPHRLADPMAS; this is encoded by the coding sequence ATGATTTACGAGCTCCGGATCTATGACGTCATCCCCAACCGGCGGGAGGTGCTCTATGACCGCTTCCGGCAGGGCGCGCTTGAGCTGCTCGCCCGGCACGGCTTCCGGATCATCGATATGTGGGAGCCCACCGACGGGCAGGAAAAGCTCGTCTATCTGCTTGCCTGGAAAAACGAAAATGAGCGGGCGGCAGGCTGGCACGCATTCCGCCACGACCCGGAATGGCAGCAGCTGAAGACGCGAACCGAGGCGGAGGGGCCGATGGTGACGCGAATGGACTATCTCCTTCTCGGGACGCTGGCTTTCACTCCCCATCGTCTCGCCGACCCCATGGCCTCTTGA
- a CDS encoding TRAP transporter large permease, with protein MGVVSATFLALLVLGVPIAFVLGIAATAHVLLGSAAMLSIVPQRIFAGLDQFVLMSIPFFILAGFLMNEAQLTARLVQFADHLVGRWRGGLAQVNVLTSMFFGGITGAATADAAAIGSILIPAMTRQGYRRDFSAAVTVASSICGPLIPPSIPIVVYGISSGASIGALFLAGATPGVAVGVSMLVLNRWLLRHRPIDRAPGPTGGAVERVRDFLLSLRVALIALAMPVLIVGGVVGGVFTPTESSVAAVLYAIVVGLLMRSLKLGVLWRVIVQAALVSATIMLIVANANLLGWVLAFEQVPQAVAAGFLSLTDSPTVFLVLVMVLLLLVGLFLETSGAIIILTPVLLPAAIAFGFDPVHFGIVIVFGLVIGLITPPVGLCLFVGCSIAGLRLHELTRAVVPYIALLIVVYVVFVFVPAASLWLPRFFGFQ; from the coding sequence ATGGGGGTCGTTTCCGCCACTTTCCTTGCCCTGCTCGTCCTCGGCGTTCCGATCGCCTTCGTTCTCGGCATTGCCGCGACCGCGCATGTTCTGCTCGGGAGTGCGGCAATGCTGTCGATCGTGCCGCAGCGGATCTTCGCCGGGCTCGACCAGTTCGTGCTGATGAGCATCCCGTTCTTCATCCTGGCGGGCTTCCTCATGAACGAGGCGCAGCTCACCGCGCGCCTGGTGCAGTTCGCCGACCATCTGGTCGGCCGCTGGCGCGGCGGGCTCGCCCAGGTGAACGTGCTCACCAGCATGTTCTTCGGCGGCATTACCGGCGCGGCAACGGCCGATGCCGCCGCCATCGGCTCGATCCTGATTCCGGCGATGACCCGACAGGGCTATCGCCGTGATTTTTCGGCCGCGGTGACTGTGGCCTCGTCGATCTGCGGTCCGCTGATTCCGCCGAGCATCCCGATCGTCGTCTACGGGATCTCCTCCGGCGCTTCGATCGGCGCCCTGTTTCTCGCCGGGGCGACGCCGGGGGTCGCCGTCGGCGTCTCGATGCTGGTGCTCAATCGCTGGCTGCTGCGCCATCGGCCCATTGACCGCGCGCCCGGTCCCACGGGGGGCGCAGTCGAGCGCGTACGTGACTTCCTGCTCAGCCTGCGCGTGGCGCTGATCGCGCTGGCCATGCCGGTGCTGATCGTCGGCGGCGTCGTAGGCGGCGTCTTCACGCCAACCGAGTCCTCCGTCGCCGCCGTCCTTTATGCCATAGTTGTCGGGTTGCTGATGCGCTCGCTCAAGCTTGGCGTCCTGTGGCGCGTGATCGTCCAAGCCGCCCTCGTCTCGGCCACCATCATGCTGATCGTCGCCAACGCCAACCTGCTTGGCTGGGTGCTGGCCTTCGAGCAAGTGCCGCAAGCCGTCGCGGCGGGGTTTCTGTCGCTTACCGACTCGCCGACGGTCTTTCTCGTCCTGGTGATGGTCCTGCTGCTACTGGTAGGGCTATTCCTGGAGACCTCCGGCGCGATCATCATCCTCACGCCGGTTCTACTGCCGGCGGCCATCGCGTTCGGCTTCGATCCGGTCCATTTCGGCATCGTCATCGTCTTCGGGCTGGTCATCGGCCTCATCACGCCGCCGGTGGGGCTCTGTCTATTCGTCGGCTGCAGCATCGCTGGGCTCAGGCTGCACGAGCTCACCCGCGCCGTGGTTCCGTACATCGCTCTGTTGATCGTCGTCTACGTCGTTTTCGTTTTCGTGCCCGCGGCCTCCTTGTGGCTGCCGCGGTTCTTCGGCTTCCAATGA
- a CDS encoding TRAP transporter small permease: protein MHPNHLPPLLETGCGVVAGATLTLALASMAAQIVFRYLIGSSLVWSEEVARYALIWSAMFGSAAAYQRGGHMALTVAVDLLPPPVAGLAYRLIHLIVIVFAGLVTWHGALLTMRNFERDQLSPALQIPIAWAYLAIPVGGILIAFAAALGLWRGLAPSRHEG from the coding sequence ATGCATCCAAATCACCTGCCGCCGCTCCTCGAAACCGGGTGCGGGGTGGTCGCGGGGGCCACCCTCACCCTCGCGCTGGCCTCGATGGCTGCCCAGATCGTGTTTCGCTACCTGATCGGCAGCAGCTTGGTATGGTCCGAGGAGGTTGCCCGCTATGCGCTGATCTGGAGTGCCATGTTCGGTTCGGCGGCTGCCTATCAGCGCGGCGGCCACATGGCCTTGACGGTCGCCGTCGACCTCCTGCCGCCGCCCGTTGCCGGCCTCGCCTATCGGCTGATCCATCTCATCGTCATTGTCTTTGCCGGGCTCGTCACTTGGCACGGCGCGCTCCTGACCATGCGTAATTTCGAGCGCGATCAGCTCTCGCCGGCCCTGCAGATCCCGATTGCCTGGGCCTATCTCGCAATTCCCGTCGGTGGGATCCTGATCGCGTTCGCCGCTGCGCTCGGCCTGTGGCGCGGGCTTGCCCCCAGCCGGCACGAGGGCTGA
- a CDS encoding TRAP transporter substrate-binding protein has product MKFQKLSCLAAGLLGAAMLAGSFGQAFAQDLTLRFALITAETFPYVDGAKKFKELIEERSGGKIKVEIFPGGQLGAEREINEAILEGSIQIGVGAGAMSNLAPIYNIVQVPFLIQGQTHMTAIATGDVGKKLAKKIEEQAGFRVLAWFSTGDSPIETVKMPVRSPADLEGVKIRVIETPVLVDAMRALGANPTPMPYTEVYTGLKQGVIEGAHLDVLSVDTLKIYEVAKYMTDWQQITFVSEPRPVIMNAKYFDGLSAEQQSLIRDAMEEAARFERQVFIDKMTAIRDKLVQQGVTITQVDADAFVEKVKPVWEKYAKSLDAEELLQDIIALKK; this is encoded by the coding sequence ATGAAATTCCAAAAACTCAGTTGCCTTGCCGCCGGACTCTTGGGTGCCGCGATGCTTGCCGGCTCGTTCGGGCAAGCGTTTGCGCAGGATCTGACTCTGCGCTTCGCCCTCATCACGGCGGAGACCTTTCCCTACGTCGATGGCGCGAAAAAGTTCAAAGAACTAATCGAAGAGCGCTCCGGCGGAAAGATCAAGGTCGAAATCTTCCCAGGCGGTCAACTCGGGGCCGAGCGCGAGATCAACGAGGCGATTCTCGAAGGCTCCATCCAGATCGGCGTCGGGGCCGGCGCCATGTCCAATCTTGCCCCCATCTACAATATCGTCCAGGTGCCGTTCCTGATACAGGGCCAGACGCACATGACGGCGATCGCCACCGGCGACGTCGGCAAGAAGCTCGCCAAGAAAATTGAGGAGCAGGCGGGGTTCCGCGTTCTGGCCTGGTTTTCGACCGGAGACAGCCCGATCGAGACGGTCAAGATGCCGGTGCGCTCGCCGGCGGATCTGGAGGGGGTGAAGATCCGTGTGATCGAAACGCCCGTGCTGGTCGATGCCATGCGGGCACTCGGCGCCAACCCGACGCCGATGCCTTACACCGAGGTCTATACCGGGCTGAAGCAGGGCGTGATCGAAGGTGCCCATCTCGACGTCCTGTCGGTGGACACGCTGAAGATTTACGAGGTGGCCAAATACATGACCGACTGGCAGCAAATCACCTTCGTGTCGGAGCCGCGGCCGGTGATCATGAACGCCAAATATTTCGACGGCCTGTCGGCGGAGCAGCAATCGCTCATCCGGGACGCAATGGAGGAGGCCGCGCGGTTTGAACGGCAGGTCTTCATCGACAAGATGACGGCCATCCGCGACAAGCTGGTGCAGCAAGGCGTCACGATTACCCAGGTCGATGCCGATGCCTTCGTCGAGAAGGTGAAGCCGGTGTGGGAGAAATACGCCAAGAGTTTGGACGCCGAAGAACTGCTTCAGGACATCATTGCCCTGAAGAAATGA